From the Metamycoplasma hominis ATCC 23114 genome, one window contains:
- the truB gene encoding tRNA pseudouridine(55) synthase TruB, whose translation MFYKLYKKRGQSSFFAIKKFAKNNNINKVGHCGTLDPEAEGLLIVATDEDTKALSLIENQNKEYYVEAKFHYSSDSFDLGTYVTKIQNFQIITKSQIIQALEILKKQTKQVPPIYSAKKINGTRAYKLARDNKEFSLKANDIKINNLELIEFNEVNQSIIIKVNVSKGTYIRSLIHDLANICNTDAVVVVLKRIKIGNICLNGQEEFEKITNLNELFNVKLFKLTKNDIQILANQNSNSCYFESLKNFCGNIIFIYLNNIVGWGKSEFGNVTIFKRFFKRLTMLISS comes from the coding sequence ATGTTTTATAAGTTATATAAAAAAAGAGGCCAATCAAGTTTTTTTGCAATAAAAAAATTTGCAAAAAATAATAATATCAATAAAGTTGGACATTGTGGAACATTAGATCCCGAGGCTGAAGGTCTTTTAATCGTAGCAACAGATGAAGATACAAAGGCCTTGTCTTTAATTGAAAATCAAAACAAGGAATACTATGTGGAAGCGAAATTCCATTACTCTTCAGATAGTTTTGATTTAGGAACATATGTAACTAAAATACAAAATTTTCAAATAATAACTAAATCTCAAATTATACAAGCACTAGAAATATTAAAAAAACAAACAAAACAAGTACCACCAATTTATAGTGCAAAAAAAATTAATGGAACAAGAGCATACAAACTTGCTAGAGATAATAAAGAATTTAGTTTAAAAGCCAATGATATAAAAATAAATAATTTAGAATTAATTGAATTTAATGAAGTGAATCAATCAATCATCATTAAGGTCAATGTTTCAAAAGGCACATATATTAGATCATTGATTCATGATTTAGCTAATATATGTAACACAGATGCAGTAGTAGTTGTTTTAAAGCGAATTAAAATTGGCAATATATGTTTAAATGGTCAAGAAGAATTTGAAAAAATTACAAACTTAAACGAACTTTTTAATGTAAAATTATTTAAGCTAACCAAAAATGATATTCAAATATTAGCAAACCAAAATTCAAATAGTTGCTACTTTGAATCATTGAAAAATTTTTGCGGAAACATTATTTTTATTTACTTGAATAACATAGTAGGATGAGGAAAATCAGAATTTGGAAATGTAACTATTTTCAAGCGATTTTTTAAACGCCTTACGATGTTAATTTCTAGCTAG
- a CDS encoding YcsE-related riboflavin metabolism phosphatase, whose product MTKYKMIVFDIDGTLLPFGVTQLTPRMQEMFEKLKEQGYVNVLCSGRDIFTVGAQIDNPYVDYFIGANGTFILDLRTKEYIFEKTINYKDFVEFRKYASEHKLSFSFVGNKWGYYNELFNIDHWFYRPYKDKFIPEKEFESQHDKNYLITISTPTPSIVAADLEKFFKEKNLDLWILAQWNGGIFISAKGITKAVGLKILGDLLNISLDEMVAFGDSENDIEMLEKVGLGIAMGNGEDVTKDAANEICLPVTEDGPYWKLRDKGFFD is encoded by the coding sequence ATGACAAAATACAAAATGATAGTATTTGATATTGATGGAACATTGTTGCCATTCGGAGTTACTCAATTAACACCTAGAATGCAAGAAATGTTTGAAAAATTAAAAGAACAAGGCTATGTAAATGTGTTGTGTTCTGGTCGTGATATTTTTACAGTGGGCGCCCAAATAGATAACCCTTATGTTGATTATTTTATAGGTGCAAATGGAACTTTTATTCTTGATTTAAGAACAAAAGAATATATTTTTGAAAAAACTATTAATTACAAAGATTTTGTTGAATTTAGAAAATATGCAAGCGAACATAAATTATCTTTTTCTTTTGTTGGAAACAAATGGGGATATTACAATGAATTATTTAATATAGATCATTGATTTTACAGACCATATAAAGACAAATTTATTCCAGAAAAAGAATTCGAATCGCAACATGATAAAAATTATTTAATTACTATTTCAACTCCAACACCATCTATAGTAGCAGCTGATTTAGAAAAATTCTTCAAAGAAAAAAATCTTGATTTATGAATTCTAGCTCAATGAAATGGTGGCATATTCATCTCTGCTAAAGGAATAACTAAGGCTGTAGGCTTAAAAATACTAGGAGATTTATTAAACATTTCTCTTGATGAAATGGTAGCATTTGGTGATTCAGAAAATGATATTGAAATGCTTGAAAAAGTAGGATTAGGTATTGCTATGGGCAATGGAGAAGATGTTACTAAAGATGCTGCAAATGAAATTTGCTTGCCAGTTACTGAAGATGGTCCATATTGAAAATTAAGAGATAAAGGATTTTTTGACTAA
- a CDS encoding TrmH family RNA methyltransferase codes for MAITSTQDPKILKYKKLLTPKGRQEQQLFIVEGYHLVKEAIEANIVIDILEFNDILTYKNSTQVTRAIIKTLSTTQTPQNIIAICKIQNLNIKANKIIALNKLQDPGNIGTIFRLAKSFGFDSVIVENIDIYNEKIIRSSQGAMFSLNIIKTNDLSKELSAFKKDDFLVYSTTLNKNSIKLNDIDFRNKKIVIVLGNEGNGIDEKIIDLSDFNVYVPIEFESLNVACCGAIIMNKIYNGDK; via the coding sequence ATGGCAATTACAAGTACACAAGATCCAAAAATTCTAAAATATAAAAAATTACTTACTCCCAAAGGCAGACAAGAACAACAATTGTTTATTGTTGAAGGTTATCATTTAGTAAAAGAAGCAATCGAAGCAAATATAGTTATTGACATTTTAGAATTCAATGACATACTAACTTATAAAAACTCAACTCAAGTAACTAGAGCAATTATTAAAACATTATCAACAACGCAAACACCTCAAAATATCATTGCAATTTGTAAAATACAAAATTTAAATATTAAAGCAAATAAAATAATAGCCCTTAATAAATTACAAGATCCCGGAAATATTGGTACTATTTTTCGACTTGCTAAATCTTTTGGCTTTGATAGTGTTATAGTTGAAAATATAGATATATACAATGAAAAGATAATTCGTTCATCACAAGGAGCAATGTTTTCACTAAACATTATTAAGACAAATGATTTAAGCAAAGAACTGTCAGCCTTTAAAAAAGATGATTTTTTAGTTTATAGTACAACATTAAATAAAAATTCAATTAAGCTCAATGACATTGATTTTAGAAATAAAAAAATTGTTATTGTTTTAGGGAATGAAGGAAATGGTATAGACGAAAAAATTATTGACTTAAGTGATTTTAATGTTTACGTTCCTATTGAATTTGAAAGTCTCAATGTTGCTTGCTGCGGCGCAATTATTATGAATAAAATTTATAATGGAGATAAATAA
- a CDS encoding FAD synthase, with the protein MQVFDWDFKAKLNINEPLTICLGSFETLHLGHNELFKIAKDLKQSYPDQKLAIMMFKNPVKNSQVLTKKAMQPKTRLYTLAMLGFDYVFLVDVNQTILNCSYSDFIQGLKINNVKNVVCGQDFRFGFNREGNIDKLKKYFNVYVANELKVNKQKISSTIINEFIEEGNINGLNKLLIDKYSIIVNSQKFNFKYPEHLNQLKAGIYIANVVWNNIEYHGLIFINKNQFDSNNNLQENNIIYLFDIDYFISKYQELYIEFLQCIRHINNNSENQISTNDIEIAKNYFIANKK; encoded by the coding sequence ATGCAAGTTTTTGATTGAGATTTTAAAGCAAAGTTAAACATAAATGAACCTTTAACAATTTGTTTAGGTTCGTTTGAAACATTACATTTAGGGCACAACGAATTATTTAAAATAGCAAAAGATTTAAAGCAAAGTTATCCAGATCAAAAATTAGCAATAATGATGTTTAAAAATCCAGTTAAAAATTCTCAGGTATTAACAAAAAAAGCAATGCAACCAAAAACTAGATTATATACATTAGCAATGTTGGGATTTGATTATGTTTTTTTAGTTGATGTAAACCAAACGATATTGAATTGTAGTTATAGTGATTTTATTCAAGGATTAAAAATAAACAACGTTAAAAATGTTGTTTGTGGTCAAGATTTTAGGTTTGGGTTCAATAGAGAGGGTAACATTGATAAATTAAAAAAATATTTCAATGTATATGTTGCCAATGAATTAAAGGTAAATAAACAAAAAATTTCTTCAACAATAATCAATGAATTTATTGAAGAAGGAAACATAAATGGCTTGAACAAATTACTAATAGACAAATATTCAATAATTGTAAATTCTCAAAAATTTAATTTCAAATATCCAGAACATTTAAATCAATTAAAAGCAGGAATTTATATTGCCAATGTCGTTTGAAATAACATTGAATATCACGGCTTAATTTTTATAAATAAAAATCAATTTGACTCAAATAATAACCTGCAAGAAAACAACATAATTTATTTATTTGATATTGATTATTTTATTTCGAAATATCAAGAACTTTACATTGAATTTTTGCAATGCATTAGACATATAAATAATAATAGTGAAAATCAAATTTCAACAAATGATATTGAAATTGCAAAGAATTACTTCATTGCCAACAAAAAATAA